In Procambarus clarkii isolate CNS0578487 chromosome 30, FALCON_Pclarkii_2.0, whole genome shotgun sequence, the DNA window CACTTGCTGGAACTGAATTCTAGCAACAGGTTTTTGCCCTCTCTTGGTGTCTGTCAAGGACTACATGAAAGTTTCTGCAGTCCTCCTTCGTTATTACATTCCTCATTTATATGACCCATATGTCAGTTTTGAGAGTGTGATGTGATGTGTGCCGagtgtgtacgtgtgtatgtaCTTacataattgtacttacctagttgtgcttgctgaggtcgagctctggctctttggtcccgactctcaactgtcaatcaactgatgtacaggttcctgagcctactgggctctatcatatctacatttgaaactgtgtatggagtcagcctccaccacatcacaactaAATGCATTCCATTAATTAACTACttagacactgaacaaattctttctaatgtctctgtggctcatttgggcactaggtttccacctgtgtccccttgttcgtgttccacacgTGCTAAAGactgtctttatccaccctgtcaattccctgagaattttgtaggtggttatcatgtctctccttacttttctgttttccagggtcgtgaggttcagctcctttagtctttcctcgtagcgcatacctctcagttccgggacgagtctggtggtatACCGCTGAATCTCCTCTAactttgtattgtgttgtatggacttcaagctggagctgcaaattccaggattggtctgatttaAGTGGTAAacagggttctgaacgattccttacacaagtttctaaaggcagtttttatgttggccaatctagcatatgccgctgatgatatcttttgatatgggcctctggggacaggttccgaGTAATATCAGCCCCCCAGATCttcctctctatttgactctcgcaggatttcacctctcagatgataccttgtgtttacccttttgctcccttcacctaatttcattaatttacactttcctgagttgaactttagcagccattttctagacaattcctccagtttgtccaggttgtCCTGAAGTCTTTGTCATCTTcaactgtcttgattcttctcataatttttgcttcaTCAGCAtacaatgagtctataccctatgGAAGATCGTTTAAATATATTTGAAAcaagatgggtccaagtacagagccttgtgggactccgttggagacatctcgccactcttatGTCTcttccctcacagttactcgctgtttcctgttgcttagatactcccttatccactggaacaccttgcaatttactcctgcctgttactccaacttttgtaacaaccttttatggggtactgtgtcaaaggctttctgacagtccagtaAAAGGCATTCTGCCCGcccttctttttcttgcctaattgttgttgcttggtcatagaattctattaaacctgtgaggtacgatttaccatctctaaactcatgctggtggtggtgtgttaaagCGCTATTTCTCtctagatgctctacgagccttttcctccgatcttctccatcacattTCATggtatatatgttagggaaactggcctgtagttcagtgcctcttgcctgtcacccttcctgtatattgggactacgttagttgtcttccaactttctggtaggtctcctgtttccagtgacctgttatacaccatagagagtggaccACTTAGtgattctgcaccttcctttagtatccatggtgagattctgttaggcctaacagcctttgtcacattcagctccaacagacaccttttgacctcatcactggtgaggtcaaattcctccaaggttgcttggtttgcctcctcctcatttagtgcagggcttctccttgttctattgtgaaaacctcctggaatctcttgttgagttcttcacacacctccatgtcattctctgtgtatctgtcttcccttttctcagtttcatcacttgatccttcactgctgttttcctcctcatGTGGCTGTGgatcagctttggttgggtcttggctttactcgcgatgtcattctcatactgtctctctgcttctcttctcgctctgaggtactcatttctggcccgctggtatctctccctactctccggtgttctgttatttctgtagtctctccatgttcttttactcagttgcttcgctaccttacattcctggttgaacaatGGATTTTTCTGTTGTGTGtttatgtgagtgtgtgagtgtgtttatgcTCATACATAGGAATTTGTTCAGTGTATTACCGCAATTGCTCTGTAAATATCCTGATTTATGTTTTACatcataaaaaaaatattaacaataataatattcgaACAATAAAAAAATGATTTTCTTTTGTCTCCCTAAAATCTGTCTCCATAGTTTTAATGAGTTTACGAACACATTGCCGAGGTTGACGAAGTGTCAGACTTATAGGTACCTAAGTATGGTTTTAACAAATCACTATATGAATTAATCACGACCATAAACAATTCATATACCATGCCTGCGAGCCTGGAACACGACAGCCATCGTGCACGTTTGCAACATAGTGCATATTCCCTTTGTCTCGTCCTGTCTGAAATTAATGCAGTTTGCAACTGATGACAAACGATGAAACTTTCATGCCATTATCAGtacaaaagaaagagagagatgaaAAATATGGTGATTGTCAGTGTTTGAGAGACCGTTCCCAATTTTCGAGGCTTGCCAATTTACGTACACATTTGTTTGGTATTTTATGTAGACTGAAAAAATTGTGGTAATGGCTGCATAGAGGCCTCTCTACATTACGATATCTGCTCCTCGGAATCCGAATCTCGCTTTCTGCATCTCGTAATCTACGTCTGGCTGTCTTAGTCTCGTTGTTTTAAACTGATATCTGCGATATCAGCAAGCGAGAAGTTTGTTATCCTTTTGAATCCTGGTTATTGTCTCTGAACTTTAACATACGCAATTTTTATTATAAACATTttcatatattcatattataAACATTTTCATATGTTTGTCCTCTAAACATTTTCTTATGTTTTTCCTATAAACATTTTCTTATCGAACATTTATATATAACTGCTTCTTtgcaaaataataacaataacaggcGAGTTAGAGCTTGGGCTAAGTTGGTATGGACGCTGAGAGTAACCACAATCCCccttaccacctccaccacaatcaccatcaccaccaccatctccataactaccaccaccattaccatatCCACAGCCACCACCTCAACTTTGAACATATCCATcacctccactaccccccccccccccactctctccataAACAACACCATTATctccacaactactaccactagCATCATCTTCAAAATCACCAAgattaccaccacaacaaccaccatcatcCAAAATGTTAATGTCAGATTCGATAAGCAATTCGAATGGCAGAGAAGAACTAAAAATCATATGGTATAGGGTACAGGAAGGGGTAGTAGGCAGGGTAGTGCCTGACAGTCAAGCACTGATGGGCAAGGAAAGCACCACCATAACTACAATTGACTTAAGCACCGCCACCAATGATGGCTTCTGAAGGAGGCTGCAGACGGTTTTTTTTGTCACCCGCTAACAAAATAAAATCAAGTACTGACCCAATATTTAATGAAGTGATAGACAGAAGGCCCTAAACTACAGACCCTCATCACTGATGAATATTCTGTGTAAAGTGTTGGAGGGGAAAAAATTGTGTTGAGAATAATTGAAGAACTCGAGAAAATAAGTTTTTAACAATGGACAGCATGGATTTAGAAGGGTAAAGTCTCACTTGACATGAGCCCCTTCTACGataaggttactaaaatatgagAGGGAAAACACAGGATAGTGGAGATTGTATTTTCCTAGAATATTAAAAAAACATTTGAAAGTGTTCCTCGTAAAAGGCTGATGTATGAGATAGAGAAGTAAGATGGTATAACTGGGAAGTCACTGAATttggtaagggagtacctgaaggacaAAAAACAAAGTCATAAAGATAAGATTTGGAGATACAAACATGTAACAAATTGGGTTGTCAAGGGTTAGGTCTGGGGACCACTACAGTTGCACATTTATATTAACGACCTACCCGACGGAATGACCTCGTACATGTCTTTGTTTACAGACGAACACAAAGTTAGTTTAGGtgagttcatttattatacaccccatacccatcttgtgggcggttgtggaaaaggttacagaggcacataatgggctcagggactgaaccccacaattcatttagctaagcaagttacaatcttgatgagctcgttacaaaattcaatatatgccgtcacatcatcaatgggttcgagatcgaccaaacgtacaggccagtgtccttaacttgtataccatgcaaggtgatggagaagattgtgagaaaaacctagtaacacatctggagagaagagacttcgtgacaacccatcaacatgagttcagggagggtaaatcttgccttacaggcataATAGAATTCTACGTTCAAGTGACAAAgactaaacaagaaagagaaggatcggGGTACTGCATTGTCTTGGACAGTCGGAAAacctttaacacagtaccccatagaaggttgatgcataagctggagaaacaggcaggagtaactggtagtgtGCTTCAGTGGATATGGGAGTAActaagcaacaggaagcagagagttacagtgaagggtgagaccaggaatggtcgaacaaatggttgttagagtttaacccaagcaaatgtcaacctgctctcgcacaagacagcacatatatgacttattgcaataaatgggtcctattacaattattacccatATTATCTTTGTACACTATTACAgttattacccgtattatctttgcactgtaCATAAATTGTTTCAACACTGCATGCACTATACTaccttttcctttttttttcttttgcccTTATGGCTTACACCGAGGACATGCATACTCTGGTTTAGACCGTACACTTGCCAGAGTCACTCCCACACAGACCCCATGGAACCACTCCGCGCACATATCACATGGTACCATAAATTTTCCATCGTATGGTTGCTGACACACACAGTAAAGGTCCTTGTATGGCACTCCCACTGGGTCCTGAACCTGTGACATACGACGTTTAAACTTCTCAATCCAGCTGGGGCATGTACGGTCCTTGCACTTCTTCAGTCTATCGTGATTCGCTGTGCTTTATCATTCTGGAGCTTGGCCATGCATAAACATGATGAGAACTTGTGGATGATGATGCCTGGGCTCTTCCACTGTGGTGAGAGCTTCCGGCACTGCCCCTTCACTTGTGCCGTATCTAGCAGGTAAACCAGGTCATCTCTTTCATAGACCTGTAGCCGTGCCTGTAGATCATAATCTCTCTTCATTCGTTCCTGATTTGTAGATAGAGACTTCCGTGCCAATCCATGCGCCTTCGCAATTTCCTTCTGCAAATTTGCTAAGTAAGGTACTGCATCTGATTGAGGTTGCACCTCCCGGGAAAACATTAAATCTATGGGCTGGTTGGTTTCCCGACCAAGCATTAACTTGTTGGGAATGAAGCCGGTCGGTCGGTTCACACTAGATCTGATGGCCCCAGCTATGTGTTGAATATAGGTGTCCCAGCTGTCATGTTGGGAACTGGGATAACACCGCAATGCATCCATGATGGTTCTGTTGTACCTCTCCACCTGCCCATTCGCTGACGGCCTGCAGGCGGTAGTacgggccttgtggatgtgcATCAATTCACAGAGTTTAGTAAACAAGTCACTTTGAAAATTCATGCCCTGGTCAGTGAAGATCTCGAACGGATACCCAAACCGGGTGAAGAACCCATCAAGTGCTGCTCTGGCAGTGTCCTCTGCAGTTTGGGACGGTAATGGCACACACTCAATCCATTTAGTGAACTGATCTTAGGCAATGGTCTCAAAATGTGCAAGTGTACCCTTTCCATTGGTGCACCCGCATGAAACTTAAGCAGCTCGTGCCTGCTGGTCTTGGATGCTTTTTTGTTCACACTACAGTGGCGGCATGATGCCACATAATTTGCAACATCCGTTGATAGTCCATACCAAAAGTACCTTGATCTGACCCGCTCCATTGTGCGATTTCGGCCCTGGTGGCCCATATCAGGTATATCGTGGCATAGATTCAGTACCTCCTGCCTCATGCTGGTGGGTATATACAAAAGCTTCTGGGCAGCTCCCCCCTGATCTACTTTGTGCCACCACCAGAGCCCATTTTAAATGAGAAAGGCCTCTTTGTTTAACCAGTAGTATTTTGTGGCAGGACTGGATCCGAACATCCGAACAGATCACCTTCTGCTGGCTGACGGCCTCCCAGCCATTCTCTTACCATTCTCATGTCcatatctctctctgtctgtttctgtaACTCGAGTAAATGCAATCCTAATCTGTCCGCCGTTGTTCTAGTGATGATCTTAACACTCACTGCTTCTGGGGCAATTGCATCTTCCTCCTTATCCAATGTCTCTGCTGGCTCCCTTCGGCCATCGTCACCAGGATCCCATGGGAAGACAGCCAAGTTGGAATCCTCCGACCACTAGTCTTGAATAGGAGCTATAGTGCTCACCTGTCTAATTGTCCCCCGGATCTGAACATTACATGCACATCTGAACGACCCTGTAGCCAGTGGGAAGACGTCATCTACCGTTTCCTGGAAGATCACCCAGTTCTGATGTGCCCTGCGACAATATACACATCCTCCACTCGGCAGGTCCTGCACTGGAATGTCCTGGCGAAAGTGGGTACATG includes these proteins:
- the LOC138369989 gene encoding uncharacterized protein, which encodes MVQDVEETLAAEQEEKRHLQRMLDAGIIQPSVSEWASAPVLVKKRDAFHNQINIAEEDRKKTAFITKYRLFEFKKMAFGLCNVPATYARVMNLVLRELNWETVLAFLDDFLVLGDSFQSHLSNLVQRKQIEWGDKHQKASTAIKTALTTVLVLGLPNGYDSFILDTDASDWAIGTELLQVQEKQEKWSEDSNLAVFPWDPGDDGRREPAETLDKEEDAIAPEAVSVKIITRTTADRLGLHLLELQKQTERDMDMRMFTKWIECVPLPSQTAEDTARAALDGFFTRFGYPFEIFTDQGMNFQSDLFTKLCELMHIHKARTTACRPSANGQVERYNRTIMDALRCYPSSQHDSWDTYIQHIAGAIRSSVNRPTGFIPNKLMLGRETNQPIDLMFSREVQPQSDAVPYLANLQKEIAKAHGLARKSLSTNQERMKRDYDLQARLQVYERDDLVYLLDTAQVKGQCRKLSPQWKSPGIIIHKFSSCLCMAKLQNDKAQRITID